The proteins below come from a single Chlorogloeopsis sp. ULAP01 genomic window:
- a CDS encoding ParB N-terminal domain-containing protein, with the protein MPRIAIDKIKIGVNRRPLNGEKVKELKESIQAMGLLNPITIDGDYKLIAGLHRLTACQMLGLEEIECNVVNYEDTEQARLAEIDENLIRNELEPLERHELWLEREQILQKLGLRAQPGDNQHTLKGGEMVAPPPKTTKEMAKNAGFSERTLQQGLQIAKGIHPEVKQLIKGTAIAKSTTAQLEIARAAAQERAVAEQAEKASELAKAMGKQQEAEKQAKLAEQARSKQKELQIVAFQSAMAQKQTKSALKRVTTQTAKTPDKRAIARIESQVKLGDELMLGRHLVYCGDTSSKQFKELLPSNAALAIATISPTWNHDYLIDEARVVAVLRSGGNIYEFCTQVRMPFQYEFVIGNLYVSIFSHQPKTQPQIPINIEGVEGIISYLINLYTSHQDNFVIAPFMGDAEILINCERMGRICFIGDDNPEFVSHGITRWEKWTGKQAEKTNSTSYVKSF; encoded by the coding sequence ATGCCTAGAATAGCTATAGACAAAATCAAAATAGGTGTGAATCGCCGTCCATTAAACGGCGAGAAAGTAAAGGAGTTGAAAGAATCTATTCAGGCAATGGGTTTATTGAACCCAATCACGATAGATGGAGATTATAAACTGATAGCTGGGCTGCACCGTTTGACAGCCTGTCAGATGCTGGGTTTAGAGGAAATAGAATGCAATGTCGTTAACTATGAAGATACTGAACAAGCTCGTTTAGCGGAGATTGATGAAAATTTGATCCGCAATGAGCTAGAACCTCTGGAGCGACATGAACTTTGGCTGGAACGGGAACAAATTCTGCAAAAGTTGGGACTAAGAGCACAACCAGGAGATAACCAACACACTCTCAAAGGTGGTGAAATGGTTGCACCTCCTCCTAAGACTACTAAGGAGATGGCTAAAAATGCTGGTTTTTCTGAACGTACTCTCCAGCAAGGTTTACAGATTGCTAAAGGTATTCATCCAGAAGTCAAACAGTTAATTAAAGGAACAGCGATCGCCAAAAGTACTACAGCCCAATTAGAGATAGCAAGAGCTGCTGCTCAAGAACGGGCTGTAGCAGAGCAAGCTGAAAAAGCTTCCGAGTTAGCTAAGGCGATGGGAAAGCAACAAGAAGCCGAAAAGCAAGCAAAATTAGCCGAACAAGCACGAAGTAAGCAAAAAGAGTTACAGATTGTAGCCTTCCAAAGTGCTATGGCTCAAAAACAAACAAAGTCGGCTCTCAAGAGAGTTACTACACAGACAGCAAAAACACCTGATAAAAGAGCGATCGCCCGAATCGAATCGCAAGTAAAATTGGGTGACGAATTGATGCTTGGTCGGCATTTAGTATATTGTGGCGATACTAGCAGCAAACAATTCAAGGAACTGCTACCCTCAAATGCAGCTTTGGCGATCGCGACAATTTCACCAACTTGGAATCATGACTACTTGATTGATGAAGCACGGGTTGTGGCGGTACTGCGTTCTGGGGGCAATATCTACGAATTTTGCACTCAAGTGCGGATGCCATTTCAATATGAATTTGTGATTGGCAACTTGTATGTAAGCATTTTTTCTCACCAGCCTAAAACCCAGCCCCAGATCCCAATTAATATTGAAGGTGTAGAAGGAATAATCAGTTACCTGATCAATTTGTATACAAGTCATCAAGATAATTTTGTCATTGCCCCTTTTATGGGAGATGCTGAAATCCTGATTAATTGCGAAAGGATGGGACGTATCTGTTTTATTGGAGACGATAATCCTGAATTTGTGAGTCATGGAATTACACGCTGGGAGAAATGGACAGGAAAGCAAGCAGAAAAAACCAACTCAACAAGTTATGTCAAATCGTTTTAA